From the Ilumatobacteraceae bacterium genome, the window CGCACCGACCAGGAGCGGGTGGCAGAGCGGGATCAGGTCGGACGTGCGCTTGGCCGCCTGGATGCCGGCGACCCGGGCCACGGCGAGCACGTCGCCCTTCTTGACCTCACGGTTGGCGATCGCCGCGGTCGTCTCGGGCTTCATGAACACCTTGCACCGGGCGACCGCTCGGCGGTGCGTCGGCTCTTTCGGGGTCACGTCGACCATACGGGCGTGACCCATCGGATCCAGGTGGGTGAATTCGAGATCGCTCATGCCCCGCCCACCGTAACCCGTGGCCGACGGTCGACGAGCCCTCGCGGTCAGGCTGCGACGACGGTCACGGTCCGCGTGACGGTCGCAGCCTTGCCCCACCCGTCGGTGGTCGTCAGCGTCACCGTGTACGTACCCGGCGCCGGGAAGGTCCGAGCCGGCGCCGTCGACGACGACGTCGAACCGCCGTCGCCGAAGTCCCAGCGGTACGAGAACGTGTCACCGGGGTTCGGGTCGGCCGAACCCACACCCGAGAAGTTGCAGACCAGCCCGACACACGACGGGGTGCCGATCGTGGGGACGGGCGGCAGGTTGCCGGTCGGCTCGGTGATCGGCGGCAACGTGAGCGAGAAGGTCGCCGTGGCGTTGTACTCGTCGCGCACCGTCAGGACGGCCGTGTACGTCCCTGGCGCCGTGTACGTGCGCGTCGGCACCGGACCACTGGCAGACCCCTGGCCGAACGACCACGAGTAGACGAGGGTCGTGACGTTCTCGTCGGTCGAACTCCGCCCGTCGAAGGAGCACACGTTCTCGGTGCAGCTGTACGTGAAGTTCGCGACCGGCGGCTGGTTCGCCGGCGCCGCCACCGTGATCCCGGTGCGCTGGTACGACGGTGAGGTCATGAACCCGTGCTGGTCGACGCCTCGAGCGAGCACCGTGTACACCCCGGCCGGGATGACCGGCGACGTGTACGAGAAGTTCGATCCGGGCGACCCCGGGCTGTTGAGGAACGCGCTGCGGTAGCTCGCGGTCGTGCTCGTGAACGCCCCGCTGCTGTTCATGTAGCGGCCGGCGCCGTCGACGATCGCGATCTGCACCTGGGCGATCTGCTGGTCGTCCTCGACCCGACCGCTCACAACGATCTTGCCGTCGTCGAACGAGGCGCCGTCGCTCGGCGAGAACAACGTCTCGTTGAAGACCGGTGGCTGGTCGCCCGGGTAGAAGCGGTAGCGAGCCGTCGCGCCGGACGTCGACGGGTCCTGCTGTCCACTCGTGTCGAACGCGAACGCAGTCACGTCGTAGTCACCCTGTGCGAGCAGCGTGGTCGAGTACGACCAGGTCGTGCTCGTCGCACCGGGGTTCGCCAGCACCGTCGGCAGCAGGTGGAACGCAGCAGACAGCGAGCCGTTCGCCTGCACGTACCGGCCGCTCTCGCGTTCACGAAGCGTGACCATCACCGACGCCACCCCGATGTCGTCCGTCGCCGTACCCGTGAGATCGAGCTGCAGCGACGGCTGGTTGGGTTGGGTGCCGGTGATGTCGAGGCGGCCGTCGGGCGGGAGGTCGTCGGGCACCTGCACGTTGATCGTGAGGTTGCCGCGGTTGGCCGACGTGGTCGTGAGGTCGAGATCGTCCGTGGCCCGCACCGAGAAGACATAACTCCCGGGCGCCAGGTCGAACGGGGTGGTGTACGACCAGTTGTAGGTCGTGCCCGACAGGTTGAGCGGCGAAATCCGGAACACGCCGGCCAACGAGTCGACGCCCCAGCTGCCATCGTTGGCGAGGTTCTCGCGGGTCACCGTGTTCCGAAGGGTGATCTCCACGTTCTTGAGTCCCTCGTCATCGATCGCGGTCCCGGAGAACGTCACCGCGGCACCGGGCAGCATCGTGATCGGTGCCGTCGCCGTCGGCGGGTTCACAGCCGCCGGGGCGGTGATCGTGACCGTCGGCGCGATGGCCGTTGCACTCACGATCCACGTGCGAGCGGCGCCGCGGAGGTCGGCCTGGCCGGCGGTGTCGACGGCGATCGCCTCCACGCTCCACTGGCTCTCGTAGGGCACCGTGACCTCGGCGGACCACGTCGCGCTCGTCGCCCCGATCACATCCGGTTGGACTCGGAACGTGTTGTAGGTCCCGCTCACGCTGCCGTCGTCCTGGAGATACCGGTTCTGGACGTCGCGGACCGAGTAGTTGATCGCGTTGACCCCGAAGTCGTCGCCCGCGGTTCCGGTCAACGTGAAGACCAACGTCGGAATGACGGATCCCGACGGGCCGTTGATCGACGTCGCCGGCGTCTCGTCGGCGAGACCGAACGTCTCGAACGTCTTGATCGCCTTCGACGCATCCTGACTGTTGTTGAGTCCGACCGTTCGCGCTCGCAGGATGATCCGGCGGTTCCCCGAGAGCGTGACGGGCTGCGACCACGTCGTCGACGTGGCGTTCGGCGACGCGAGCGGCACGTAGATCGTGTTGAACGCACCCCAGGTGGTGAGATCGTCCTGCAGATACAGGTTGCGGTCGCGGTCCTGGATCTCGAGCTGCACCCGCCGAACCCCACTGGTCGCGGTCGCCGTGCCTTCGATCACGAACTCCTCGTCGGCTCGGGCGACACGCCCCTCGATCGGCAGTGTGATCGCCGTCTCGTTCTGGCCGACCGCCGGCACCGCGGCGAAGTCGTACACCGCGATTCGACCGACGTTCGCCGACCCCTGCGTCAACGCGTCGCCGCCGGTGATGACGCCGCGGGGATGCACGAGCATCGCCTTGTTCCCCTCGAACGAGTTCGATCCGGGGTTCCACTCGAGCGACTTGCCGTCGGCCGGGTCGAGGGCGCCGATGTGGTTCCGGATGACGATGTCGTCGCCGAGGCCGTAGCCGGCGAGCCCCTGCCCGCGGCCGTAGCCGACGTTGGTGAGCCCGGGCCACGGGTCGGGTGCCGATGGGGATTCGGCGTAGTTGAAGTGTCCGCCGACGTAGACGGCATCGGCGCTGATCGCGACGGAATACACGCTGTCGAACAACCGCGAGATCCACAGCGGTTCGGCGAAGTCTCCGCCGGTCAGCGAGAACGCGATGGCCGTGTCGTTGATCGGCGGGCGGTCGCCGCCCGACCCGCTGGTCACCACGAAGTACTGACCGTCCGGGGAGATCGCGCCCGCGTACGCACGCTGGATGCCGCCGACGAACTGCAGGTTGTCCTCCCAGAGCCGGGTGCGCCACGGCAGCAGTTGGTTGCTCCGGGTGTCGATGAGGCCGACGCCGTAGCGGTCCTGCCCTGCGATCCGGCGACCGGTGTGGACGACCAGCAACGTGTTCA encodes:
- the moaC gene encoding cyclic pyranopterin monophosphate synthase MoaC translates to MSDLEFTHLDPMGHARMVDVTPKEPTHRRAVARCKVFMKPETTAAIANREVKKGDVLAVARVAGIQAAKRTSDLIPLCHPLLVGAVSISFDIGDDHVAVEAFVDTVDRTGVEMEALHACSTAALTIYDMCKSADRGMTIGDLALWEKTGGRSGTYRRPEE
- a CDS encoding PKD domain-containing protein, yielding MFRASVTANSSGANPAIVVPATVQGGDQLLLIVTANTSTTAGTPAGWTLLGTRQDGGPDVTSWVFARTAAANTAGTTVVTPLGGSAKSSRMLLAYAGGAPTVTATSSVIPGNTVALTTPAASIAAADTVVVSYWANKTSGNTGWVLPAGVTNRASSLGSGSGRITAAIGDAVVGAGNWPGATATSSVTSGKGIGWTVVIPASSVPTNQLPTATFTSSCVHLTCSFDASGSTDPDGSIVAYTWNFGDGSSASGLNVSKTYSAAGTDTVALAVTDDRGGIGVATRSVTTTAPPMGGGALPPSTTRTDMPRITTGEITDLEYIGNRVFIAGTFSSIANNRGGNTTSYNQRYLASFNLDTGLVDAGFRPTFDSTVQEIEASPDGRRLYVVGRFNTVNGVTKRKIAALDPVTGAVIPGFTAHANAAGTAVEATNSTVYVGGQFSAVNGTPRTGLAALDATTGAVVNGFANDLSGGIGVNGLLTVQALVLSPDLNTLLVVHTGRRIAGQDRYGVGLIDTRSNQLLPWRTRLWEDNLQFVGGIQRAYAGAISPDGQYFVVTSGSGGDRPPINDTAIAFSLTGGDFAEPLWISRLFDSVYSVAISADAVYVGGHFNYAESPSAPDPWPGLTNVGYGRGQGLAGYGLGDDIVIRNHIGALDPADGKSLEWNPGSNSFEGNKAMLVHPRGVITGGDALTQGSANVGRIAVYDFAAVPAVGQNETAITLPIEGRVARADEEFVIEGTATATSGVRRVQLEIQDRDRNLYLQDDLTTWGAFNTIYVPLASPNATSTTWSQPVTLSGNRRIILRARTVGLNNSQDASKAIKTFETFGLADETPATSINGPSGSVIPTLVFTLTGTAGDDFGVNAINYSVRDVQNRYLQDDGSVSGTYNTFRVQPDVIGATSATWSAEVTVPYESQWSVEAIAVDTAGQADLRGAARTWIVSATAIAPTVTITAPAAVNPPTATAPITMLPGAAVTFSGTAIDDEGLKNVEITLRNTVTRENLANDGSWGVDSLAGVFRISPLNLSGTTYNWSYTTPFDLAPGSYVFSVRATDDLDLTTTSANRGNLTINVQVPDDLPPDGRLDITGTQPNQPSLQLDLTGTATDDIGVASVMVTLRERESGRYVQANGSLSAAFHLLPTVLANPGATSTTWSYSTTLLAQGDYDVTAFAFDTSGQQDPSTSGATARYRFYPGDQPPVFNETLFSPSDGASFDDGKIVVSGRVEDDQQIAQVQIAIVDGAGRYMNSSGAFTSTTASYRSAFLNSPGSPGSNFSYTSPVIPAGVYTVLARGVDQHGFMTSPSYQRTGITVAAPANQPPVANFTYSCTENVCSFDGRSSTDENVTTLVYSWSFGQGSASGPVPTRTYTAPGTYTAVLTVRDEYNATATFSLTLPPITEPTGNLPPVPTIGTPSCVGLVCNFSGVGSADPNPGDTFSYRWDFGDGGSTSSSTAPARTFPAPGTYTVTLTTTDGWGKAATVTRTVTVVAA